AAACCCATAACCATCCATCTCAGCGAGACCATGACAGAGGTCGGTAAGATTCAGGAGCGCTACGGAAAGAGCCCCGTGGTTCTCCTCGACGATATCGGCTTCCTCGGAAGTGACGTTATAGCGGCTCACGGGGTGTGGCTGGACAGCAGGGACGTTCAGACGCTCGCCAGGAAGGGTGTTACGGTTGTTCACAACCCCGGGAGCAACATGAAACTGGCGAGCGGGGTCATGCCCCTGCAGAAACTTCTCAACGCGGGTGTAAACGTCGGCCTCGGCACCGACGGTTCGGCGAGCAACAACAACCTCGACATGCTCGAGGAGATGAAGCTGGCTGCGCTGCTCCACAAGGTGCACAATATGGACCCAACGGTTGCAAGGGCCGAAACCGTCTTCCGGATGGCGACCTTAAACGGGGCGAAGGCGCTTGGACTGAAGGCCGGCGTTATAAAGGAGGGCTACCTCGCCGACATAGCCATCCTGAACTTCAACCAGCCCCATCTAAGGCCCATGAACAACGTGATAAGCCACATGGTCTATTCTGCCAGCGGAAACGACGTCGAGACAACGATAGTGGACGGAAGGATCCTCATGCTCGACCGGGAGGTTCTAACGCTGGACGAGGAGAGGATCCTCGATCGGGTGGAAGATGTTGTAGAGAAGATTGCAGGATGAGTTTCAATTTTAGTTTATATCATACGCTGGGTTTATCAGAAACCGTCTCCTGAACTTCCCCTATGGCTTTTTGTTCTGGAACGGGTGTTTGAAAGGTGTAACTTAACTTCAAAGCTTTGTCCCTCTCAAAAACCTTAATACTGGAAATACCGCCTGAGAAAATGAAAAGGCAGATGGATGAAAAGTAACCTTTCTCTGCTTCTCATAACTCCCCTCTAAACGCTTTATCCAATATTGCCTGCTTCATAACTTCCAGTTCTTTTTCTGTTTTTTCGTATAGCTCCAAAAGTTCTCTCTGCTTCTCTGCTATTCTGTCGAGATAGGCTGCGATGCGTTTTTGTTCTTCTATGTCGGGTTTGTTGTTTTTGTATGGGATTGGGATTTTGTGCCTAATTAGATTGTTTTTAGTTATCTCTTTAAAGGTTGTTCCTGTCCTAACCCATTTATCTTCAAAATATTTTAACCAGTAGAAAACATATAAATTAAACGCTTTCTCTACCTTTATTGCCGCTAAACCCCTTCCAATTCCGCATTTATGATCTGCTATGTTAACGGGACCAACAGGAGCACGTACGGAAATTAGAATATCTCCATAATCTGCAATCTTGTAAGGTGAGGTACAATACACTCTGGGTATGGGGTTAATCTCACCAAAATCTTTTTTGCCTTGATAGAACGGTAAGCCTTTTTTTCGGTATTATACGTTTCAGAAGGCGGGGATTGGCCCATTATTATTTCGGCTATCCCCCCCAGCCTGACCCATCTCCAGCCTTTTCATCAGCTTTCGAAAACACATGATGCAACGCCGACTTAAGCAGATCTTCAGCCTGCTCTTTTGCCTGCCTTCTCAGTTCCTTCATCCTGTCAATTTTGCTGAACAGCTCTTCAATTCTTGCGACGATGCGTTTTTGTTCTTCCAATGGAGGTAGGGGAATTTTTGTAGCTTTTAGCTTCTGATTATTTACTCCTGCTTGACCAATCCATTTCGTGGATATCCTTAGAAAGTATCCAGTCACCCAAAGATAATTTATTGCATAGGTCAAAAATTCTGGAAGAATTAAGCTCTTGTCAACCCTAATCCTTGTTATATGATTACTAAATCCACATTCCATATCTTTAATGACCAATGCAGCTCTACCTACAAGCTCCTTACTGTTTGTATTATTGAAAAGTACATCACCTTTCTTTAAAGAATAAATCTCTAAATCTACAAGTTCTGGAGGTAAATACACCACATTTGAAAAATCCAAGTTTCCAAAACCTATGTTATTTGATCTTAGGTGTGGAATTCCATTTTCTACTTCATTAGATTTAGAACATGCAAAACCACTTTTGATCTCTTTTATAACATCCTTTAACTTGACCCATCTCCAGCCTTCGGGCAGTTCATAGGGGCCTTTTACCTCTTTTGCCCCTTTTACCCCTTTTAACTTCTTATCGGGCTTCGGGTTGCTCCTGTTCTTACCCCCGATCTTCCTTAGCTCATCGAGAGTTGATTGTTTTGTCTTAGCCATATTTCTTCCCTTCCATACTTTCTTATTGGAAATATAACTCTATCATCTTTTTAAGTATCCATACACACCTCAATAAAGAAATTAAGCTCCAAACAAGCAATAGAACTACTAATGCAGATAATTGGGGAACCAAGGAAACGACAAGGCTGGCAATGGCTAAAATTAAGAGCAAGATAATCGTAAACAGGAAATAATCATATATTTTTGGGTAAGTTGGATGTTTTTTTATGAACTTTATCCTATGATTCTCTGGGAAGGTAAGTAAGATAACCAAGGAGGTTATAAGGAATCCAAGGAGAGTAACACTAACTGAAGTTAACACATCATCTTTTTCTCTAACCCATGCGGATATCTGGGCCATATTGCCTAAGAATGGCAACATTACAAAAATTAAAATTGTTAAGAGGACATCCATCCGAAACTCTTTTACTTTCCAAAGCTTGAACACAATCTCACCTCTTTAAGATCTTTTTATATATTCTTTTAACTCATTCTCAAAAGCATAATATGAATCCACTATTGCATTGAACATCGACTCTGGATTTACAGCTCGGCTTCTCTCATCCAGCTTCGCTACTCTTTTTTCGGAAACCAACATTTCCTCCAGCAAGTTAAACTCTTCAATCGATTCTTCACCTTCCAGCCTTCCTCGTATATTAATGGCTCTTAGATTTTCAGTGGCTTCAGGATGCCTCAATAATCTTTTAATACTCTCTTTTATTCTATCAAATTTTGAGATTTCTACATGCTTTCTACTTCCAATTGTAACACCTAAAGAGAGCCAGACACCATCTATTAATTCTGCAGCAGAGAACATTTTACCAAAACTTTCTGGATCTTCTTTTGCCAACAATCTGGCATAGTTCGTTGCGATTTTGATTGTGATTCCCCTTATTTCAATGAATCTTTCCAATAGATTGTACAGCTCTTTCCTGAAAATAGGTTTTATTTCAACTCTCACAACGTCAGTGGAATTGTTAGAAAGATAGTCGTTAATAATTCTTACAAGCTTTGAATTTACCCATCTAACGCCATAGTGATTGTATTCTGCACCTATTATCTTCCCATCAAATATAACAAAGTGCGAAGGTTCCGCCAGACCTTCATGCTCTTGTAGATTTAAAGGATCCTCTTTAAGGTGTAATTCGTTAAATTTAAGTGGTAGCTCATCTTTTCTGATTTTCTCCAATCTCCAAAAACTTCTGTTGTTTTTTACCCCATGTCTCCGAATAAACAGTTCATCATTATATAATTTAATTATCTGGTTTGAATAAGAATTGAGAATAGACTCGATGAACTTAAGATCCTTTTGAATTCTTTCACCATTCCCTTTAACCCATTCTACTTGGAAAAAGTGTATTTTCCTGCTAACATCATTAACCATTTTTTTCACCCTCCCAACATCTCTTTTAATTCATCAATCAAAGCATTAATCTCCCTCTCTTTCTCTGCTATGCTCTCAACGATCTCGATCGGCTCGGGATAGCTTATCTCTTCCCTTCTATTCGGATTCCTTGCGGTCATGTCGTAATCGTTCTCAATTATCTCTTCAACCGGCACGACCCACGACCACTCTCCAATCTCCCTTTTCTTCCACGCTTCGTAGACGGGCTTTAAGTCCTCATCTGTAATGGGATTTGCCTTTGTGTACTTCTTATTCAAAACAACTTCGGAATAGCCGGCAAAATCAAAATACCAGATTTCCTTTGTTGGACCGTCTCTGTTGAAAAACAAAAGATCTGTTTTTGGACCTGACCTGAGGATGTTACATTCGCAAATACTCCTGAAGGCAGGCTGATTATCGTGTGAACATTGTAATTCTCAAGCAGATCTTTCTTTGTTTTCAAAAAAGCTTTCTGAGACGTATTGAAGAGAATTCCTTCAGGAACGACTATCCCGCATCTCCCGTTTTTCTTCAGCTTTTTCATCACATATTGCAAAGCCAAGATTTCCGTTTTGGTTGAAGGATATGGGAAGTTCTGACGGACATGCTTTCCTTCCTTTCCTCCAAATGGAGGGTTCGTAAGGATAACATCGAACCTTTCGCTTTCTGGAATATTTCTCACATTTTCTTCCAACGTGTTTTTCCTTACAATGTTTTGGATTAAGTAACCCATGCAGTATGCTGTTCATAACCCCAAAAAGATAAGGCAACGGTTTCTTTTCCTGCCCGTAGAATGTTTTGTTTTGAAGGATCTCGTAGTCCTCTATGGTAAGTTCCTTCTCTTCTTTCATGTGCTTGTACGATTCAATAAGAAAACCTCCAGAACCGCAGAAAGGATCAAAAACACTCTCACCTATTTTTGGATCAACGATTTTGACCATCAACCTTATAACAGGTCTGGGGGTGTAAAACTCCCCTGCAACTCCTCCTTCTTTACCCAACCTCAATAAGAGCTCCTCATAAACCTGAGAAAGGATATGGGAATCTTCAGCTCTGTTGAAATCTATTTCATTAAGCAGATCAATGACATCCCTGAGATTGTAAGGGGATTTCATCCTGTTTCCAGCCATCTCCTGAAATATGGAAGCAATTTTCTCCCTCTCAGCCGTACCTTTCAAAGATCTGAGGTACGGGAAGAGCTTTCTGTTTATGAAGGCAATTAGAATATGCTCATTGCTTTCTCGAATGACTTTTAATTCATCTTCACTGAAGTATTTTTCAAGCTCTTTATCTGATTTGGTTGCCCAGGCAGACCATCTATACTTGGGATCAATTATTGGCGTGTATTCCTTTCCCTCAAATTTTGCCTCGTCTTCAAACCTTTTTTCCAGATCTTCAAAAACTTTGAGGAATATCATCCATGATAACTGCTCCATGTACTCCAAAACTCCAGTAGTGCCATCGTCTCTTCTCATTATGTCGCAAGCGCGCCAGATCTTATTTGCCAGATCTTTACGATTCATGGGTTCACCCCCGGGCTCTCATACAAACCACGCTCAAGCATATTTATTGCCTTCTTAAGATTATCCATCCCACCGAAGATTTCTGCAACACCCCTTAAATAACCCAGTTTATCGAAAGGTGGGAGTCTGAAAACCTCAGGTCTACTTATCTGGTCAATTCCACCGATTCTGTACTTGTCAAGCAAAGCTATTATAACTTCCCTCGCCTGATCCCCTAAGGCATCCAGAACTTTTTTCTTTTTATCCAAAAAGGCTTTTGCTCTCTCATCCCTGGTCAATATTGGGGCTCCAAAAGCTATATGGGCGAGAACATCAAAAGTATCAGCATCGGGAGTTTTAAGTATGCCTGCAAGAAGTTCAGGTATTATGGATTCCCTGGCCAATTCTTCAAGAAACTTTTGTCTCTTCTCTCTTTCAATCCATATTCTGTAAAGGTCGCCAAGAGTTGCAGCCCTCTTGATTACACCCTCCTTACTGTATTCAATATACTCGGCGTCCGTAAGGGTTTTTTCCTGTAGCGGATATGAATATGCTCGTCTCCTCAGCAATATAAACTTCAACCCCCTTTACAATTATCTTTTCTTTCTTTGGTTTTTCAGGCTTTAGCTCTATAACTATGGCTTCCATTTGTTCTGAGGGTATGATGGTTAGCTGCCTTGATCTGAATTTACCTTTGGTTACTTGCAGAGTTATGGGAGAATGTGGTAGCTTCTCCAGAACAAAGTATCCGTTAGCATCTGTTTTAGCATATCTTTGCATGTTAACACCAATCTGTGCAACGACTCTCGCTCCTTGAATGGGCTCTTGGGTTTCGGCATGAACAACGTATCCCGATAATGAGAGATCAAAGGGACCTTCAGGGATTTTCGGCTGAACACCAGAAGGATAATCCCATTCATCAAGCAATCTCGTTGCATTAACGTAGTCAATTATCCTGAAGAAGTATTTTCCGGAAATTTCGTCTATTCTACACCCTCTCCCAATGTGCTGCTTAAAATATACCTTCGAGCTAATAGGTTTGAGGAATACGAGGTTTCTTACAGATGGAATGTCAACACCCGTTGTGAGGAGGTCAACGGTTGTTGCAACAACAGGGGTTGGACTTTCAGAATCCCTAAACTTCTCGTAGATTTCTTTAACATCATACTCCTCTGCAACAATTCTTACCGCATAATCATCATATCCCAAATGCGAGAACAGATTCTGAAGCTCTTTAGCGACTTGGGCGGCATGCTCCATATTAACGCAAAATACTATTGTTTTTTGCATCGGTCCAAATTTATCGAGCATGGATGCAAGATGTTCATAAATCTTTCTTGTCCTATCAGGTAGAACGATCTCCCTCTCAAAATCTTCAAGGGTGTATATATCCTTTAAGTCAGCTTCCTCGGAGATATATACCTGAGCACCCTGGTGAATTGCTTCCTGAAGATGGAGCCCGTCTTTATCAATATTGGTGAACACCCTGAATATCTGGAATGGGGCAAGAAAGCCATCTTCAATACCCTGCCCCATGCTATACGAGTAAACAGGTTCTCCGAAATAAGCGTAGGTATCTATGTTGTCCGACCTTTTAGGTGTTGCAGTCATACCAAGATGAACGGCAGAACCAAAATAATCCAGTATCTCCCTCCAGGTTCCATAACCAGATCTATGGCACTCGTCTATGATTACAAGGTCAAAAAAGTCTTGAGGATATTG
The window above is part of the Thermococcus sp. P6 genome. Proteins encoded here:
- a CDS encoding amidohydrolase family protein, which gives rise to MSILIKNGHVIHGEEFKVVKADVLIEGNRIARVARNIKETADTVIDAKGRVLSPGFVNLHTHSPMGLFRGLADDLPLMDWLEKYIWPREARLTADYTRVGAYLGALEMIKTGTTAFLDMYFHMKEVAEVVLESGLRGYLSYGMIDLGDPERTEKEIKEALRTMEFVENLNSERVHFVFGPHAPYTCSIALLREVRRLASEHGKPITIHLSETMTEVGKIQERYGKSPVVLLDDIGFLGSDVIAAHGVWLDSRDVQTLARKGVTVVHNPGSNMKLASGVMPLQKLLNAGVNVGLGTDGSASNNNLDMLEEMKLAALLHKVHNMDPTVARAETVFRMATLNGAKALGLKAGVIKEGYLADIAILNFNQPHLRPMNNVISHMVYSASGNDVETTIVDGRILMLDREVLTLDEERILDRVEDVVEKIAG
- a CDS encoding restriction endonuclease subunit S is translated as MYCTSPYKIADYGDILISVRAPVGPVNIADHKCGIGRGLAAIKVEKAFNLYVFYWLKYFEDKWVRTGTTFKEITKNNLIRHKIPIPYKNNKPDIEEQKRIAAYLDRIAEKQRELLELYEKTEKELEVMKQAILDKAFRGEL
- a CDS encoding restriction endonuclease subunit S encodes the protein MAKTKQSTLDELRKIGGKNRSNPKPDKKLKGVKGAKEVKGPYELPEGWRWVKLKDVIKEIKSGFACSKSNEVENGIPHLRSNNIGFGNLDFSNVVYLPPELVDLEIYSLKKGDVLFNNTNSKELVGRAALVIKDMECGFSNHITRIRVDKSLILPEFLTYAINYLWVTGYFLRISTKWIGQAGVNNQKLKATKIPLPPLEEQKRIVARIEELFSKIDRMKELRRQAKEQAEDLLKSALHHVFSKADEKAGDGSGWGG
- a CDS encoding DUF6731 family protein, which translates into the protein MKKMVNDVSRKIHFFQVEWVKGNGERIQKDLKFIESILNSYSNQIIKLYNDELFIRRHGVKNNRSFWRLEKIRKDELPLKFNELHLKEDPLNLQEHEGLAEPSHFVIFDGKIIGAEYNHYGVRWVNSKLVRIINDYLSNNSTDVVRVEIKPIFRKELYNLLERFIEIRGITIKIATNYARLLAKEDPESFGKMFSAAELIDGVWLSLGVTIGSRKHVEISKFDRIKESIKRLLRHPEATENLRAINIRGRLEGEESIEEFNLLEEMLVSEKRVAKLDERSRAVNPESMFNAIVDSYYAFENELKEYIKRS
- a CDS encoding type I restriction-modification enzyme R subunit C-terminal domain-containing protein produces the protein MLRRRAYSYPLQEKTLTDAEYIEYSKEGVIKRAATLGDLYRIWIEREKRQKFLEELARESIIPELLAGILKTPDADTFDVLAHIAFGAPILTRDERAKAFLDKKKKVLDALGDQAREVIIALLDKYRIGGIDQISRPEVFRLPPFDKLGYLRGVAEIFGGMDNLKKAINMLERGLYESPGVNP
- the hsdR gene encoding EcoAI/FtnUII family type I restriction enzme subunit R; its protein translation is MLSEADTRAKLIDPKLRESGWTEDRIRREVFLTPGKLINEEGKRKKGKKADYVLYYSPGFPIAVVEAKEESKSALDGIGQAKTYAKMLGVYFAYSTNGHEIEEFDFTTNKQRAIDRFPTPEELYRRYIQFKFGHEAKIDPLTVPYYTRGGKKPRYYQEAAIKSVIEAVLKGRKRILLTMATGTGKTFVAFQIVWKLIKSGYFERVLYITDRNFLRDQAYNEFAPFEDARAIIERDNTPKNRQVYFSTYQALYSGEGENKTYKQYPQDFFDLVIIDECHRSGYGTWREILDYFGSAVHLGMTATPKRSDNIDTYAYFGEPVYSYSMGQGIEDGFLAPFQIFRVFTNIDKDGLHLQEAIHQGAQVYISEEADLKDIYTLEDFEREIVLPDRTRKIYEHLASMLDKFGPMQKTIVFCVNMEHAAQVAKELQNLFSHLGYDDYAVRIVAEEYDVKEIYEKFRDSESPTPVVATTVDLLTTGVDIPSVRNLVFLKPISSKVYFKQHIGRGCRIDEISGKYFFRIIDYVNATRLLDEWDYPSGVQPKIPEGPFDLSLSGYVVHAETQEPIQGARVVAQIGVNMQRYAKTDANGYFVLEKLPHSPITLQVTKGKFRSRQLTIIPSEQMEAIVIELKPEKPKKEKIIVKGVEVYIAEETSIFISATGKNPYGRRVY